CCGACACCGACAACGGCACCGACAGCGGGTACGCCTCACCCATCTCCCGCCGGACCAGTGCCTCCAATGTCTCCCGCTCACCGGGGGCGACCTCGAAGACCAACTCGTCGTGCACCTGCAGCAGCATCCGGGAGCGCATCCCGGCCTCGCCGAGCGCGGTGTCGACGTGCAGCATCGCCACCTTGATGATGTCGGCCGCGGAGCCCTGGATCGGGGCGTTGAGCGCCATCCGCTCGGCGATGTCACGGCGCTGCCGGTTGTCGCTGACCAGGTCGGGCAGGTAGCGGCGGCGGCCCAGGATGGTGGAGGTGTAGCCGTCCTGGCGTGCCCGGGCGACCACCTGTTGCAGGTAGTCGCGGACCCCGCCGAAGCCGGCGAAGTAGTTTTCCATCAGCCCGCGCGCCTCGTCGGTGCCGATGCTGAGCTGCTGGGACAGGCCGAACGCGCTCAGCCCGTACGCCAGGCCGTAGTTCATGGCCTTGATCTTGCGGCGCTGGTCGGGGGTGACCTCGTCGAGCGGCACCCCGAAGACGGACGACGCGGTGGCGGCGTGGAAGTCGGCGCCGGAGTTGAACGCCTCGATCAGCGCGTCGTCCGAGGACAGGTGCGCCATGATCCGCATTTCGATCTGGCTGTAGTCGGCGGTGAGCAGGCACTCGTAGCCCTCCCCCACCACGAAGGCCCGGCGGATCCGCCGGCCCTCCTCGGTGCGGATGGGGATGTTCTGCAGGTTCGGCTCGGTGGAGGAGAGCCGACCGGTGGCCGCCACCGTCTGGTTGAAGGTGGTGTGGATCCGACCGTCGTCGGAGACCGACTTGAGCAGCCCGTCGACGGTCGACTTGAGCTTGGCCACGTCCCGGTGGCGCAGCAGGTGGGCCAGCACCGGGTGCGGCTGCTGCGCGTAGAGCCACTGCAGGGCGTCGGCGTCGGTGGTGTAGCCCGTCTTGATCTTCTTGGTCTTCGGCAGACCCAGCTCGGTGAAGAGGATCTCCTGCAACTGCTTGGGGGAGCCGAGGTTGAACTCCCGACCCACCGCCTCGTACGCGCCCTGCGCGGCGGCCTTCACCTCGGCGGCGAAATGCGCCTCCAGCTCGGACAGGTAGTGCGTGTCGGCGGCGATGCCGATGCTCTCCATGCCGGCCAGCACCCGCATCAACGGCAGCTCCACCCCGGCCATCAGCCGGGCGGACTGCTCGCCGTCGCGGGACAGCTCGGCGTCGATCGCGTCGGCGAGGTCGAGAGTGGCGCGGGCCTGGAGCATCAGGTTCTGCTCGGCGACGCCTTGGTCACCGAGGCCGTCGAGGGTGAGCTGGCCGGACTCCGGGACGTCGACCCGCAGCTCCCGGTGCAGGTAGCGCAGCGCCAGGTCGGTCAGATCGTAGGACCGCTGGTCGGGTCGGGCCAGGTACGCGGCGATCTGGGTGTCGCGGACGATGCCGGCGAGCTGCCAGCCGTGCGCGGCGCAGGCCAACACGGCCGGCTTGCTGTCGTGCAGCACCTTGGGGCGCTGCGCGTCGGCCAACCAGCCGGCCAGGGCGCCCTCGTCGGCCGGGTCGAGCTGCGCCGGGTCGACCCAGGCAGCCGCGCCGCCGGCGGTGGCCAGTGCGAGGCCGGTGATCGAGGCGGTGTGCCGGCGGTTGGGGCCGGTGTCGAGCTTGACCGCCAACCCGACCGGGGTGCCGGTCGGTGCGTGCGTGGTCAGCCACCCGGCCAGCGCGCCGGGCTCGGTGAGCACCTCGCCGGTGAGGTCGAAGCCGGACTCGGCCTCCGGCTCGACCGCTTCCAGGTACTGGTAGAGGCGGTCGCGCAGGATGCGGAACTCCAGCGTGTCGAAGACCTGGTGCACCGCCTCCCGGTCCCAGCCCGTCCAGCGGGTGTTTTCTGGGCGCAGCGGCAGCTCCAGGTCGGAGACGAGGCGGTTGATCTCATAGTTGCGGATCACGTCGGCGAGCCGCTCCCGCAGGCTGTCGCCGGCCTTGCCCTTGATCTCGTCGGCGCGGGCGATCACGCCCTCCACCCCGCCGTACGTGGTGATCCATTTGGCGGCGGTCTTCGGGCCGACGCCCGGGATGCCGGGCAGATTGTCACTGGTCTCGCCGACCAGCGCGGCGAGGTCCCGGTACTGCTGTGGCCCGACGCCGTACTTCGCCTCGATCGCCGACGGGTCCATCCGGGCCAGGTCGGAGACGCCCTTGCGCGGGTAGAGGACGGTGATCTGATCGTCGACCAACTGGAAGGCGTCCCGGTCACCGCTGCTGATCAGCACCGACATGCCCTGGTCGCGGGCCTGACAGGCGAGGGTGGCGATGACGTCGTCGGCCTCGAAGCCCTCCTTCTCGACCACCGGGATCTGCAGCGCGGCCAGGACCTCCTTGACGAGGCTGACCTGGCCCTTGAAGTCGGTCGGGGTCTCGCTGCGGCCGGCCTTGTACTCCGAGTATTTCTCGGTGCGGAAGGAACGGCGGGAGACGTCGAAGGCCACGACGATGTGGGTGGGCTGCTCGTCCCGCAGCACGTTGATCAGCATCGAGGTGAAGCCATAGACCGCGTTGGTTGGCTGCCCCGTCGTGGTGGAGAAGTTTTCCACCGGCAGGGCGAAGAAAGCCCGGTATGCCAGGGAATGTCCGTCGACGAGGAGCAGGCGCGGTGTCGTAGCTGTCACGGCAGCGACTCTAGTCCGTCGCACCGACAACCCTGGGCCTCGGCACGGGGTGCCGCGACGCCGAGACGACAGCCGGCCCGAAGGCCGGCGGCCGGCCACCCCCGCGAGGGGATGACCGGCCGCCGCTCGGGTGGCTCAGGCCACGCCGAGGTACGCCTCCTTGACCGACGGATCGTGCAGCAGGTCCTGACCGGACCCCTCCTTCACGATCTGACCGGTCTCCAGCACGTAGCCGCGGTGTGCCCGCGACAACGCCTGCTGGGCGTTCTGCTCCACCAGCAGGATCGTGGTGCCCTGCTGGTTGATCTCCGTGATGATGTCGAAGATCTGCCGGATCACCAACGGGGCCAGACCCATCGACGGCTCGTCGAGCAGCAGCAGCTTCGGGCGGCTCATCAGTGCCCGGCCGACCGCGAGCATCTGCTGCTCGCCGCCGGAGAGCGTGCCACCGGCCTGCTTACGCCGCTCGGCCAGCCGCGGGAAGAGGGTCAGCACCCGCTCCAGGTCGGAGGCGATGCCGGCGGAGTCCCGCCGGGTGTACGCCCCCATGTCCAGGTTCTCCATCACGGTCATACCCGGGAAGATCTGCCGACCCTCCGGCGACTGACACAGCCCCCGGACCACCCGCAGGTCGGCCCGGAGCTTGCTGATGTCCTCACCGTTGAACGTGATCTTCCCGCTGGCGAGCGACCGGGTTCCGGAGATGGCCCGCATGGTGGTGGTCTTACCGGCGCCGTTCGCGCCGATCAGGGCCACCACCTCGCCCTCGTTCACGGTGAGGCTGATCCCGTGCAACGCCTCGATCCGGCCGTAGGCGACGGCGACGTTCTCAAGCTCAAGCAGCATCATCGGCGGGCTCCCCCAGGTACGCGGCGATCACCTTCGGATCGCGGCTGACCTCCGCGGGCGCACCCTCGGCGATCTTGCGGCCGAACTCCAGCACCACGATCCGGTCGGTGACTCCCATGACCAGCCGCATGTCGTGCTCGATGAGCAGGACGGTCAGGCCCATGTCACGGATCTTGCGAATCAGGGTGAGGAGCTCTTCCTTCTCCGCCGGGTTGAAGCCGGCGGCCGGCTCGTCCAGGCAGATCAGCTTCGGCTCGGTGGCCAGCGCACGGGCGATTTCCAACCGACGCTGGTAGCCGTACGGCAGGTTGCGTGCCTCGTCGTTGGCCCGATCGGCGATCCCGACGAAACGCAGCAACTCGAGCGCCTTGGACTCGGCCGCCCGCTCCTCGAGGATGTGCCGGGACAAGCCGAAGATCTTCGCGGCCGACAGGCGCACCTGCTGCCAGGTCCGGACGATCCCGGACTCGGCGGTGACCTGCGGCAACTCCTCCGGCTTCGGCCGCACCCGGTAGAGCCGGAACAGCGCCCCGGGCACGCTCGTCTTGTGCCGCGAGTCGGTGCCGACCATGACGTTCTCCAGTGCCGTCATCTCCGGGAAGAGACGGATGTTCTGGAACGTGCGGGAGATGCCCAACTGGCTGATCTGGTGCGGCTTGCGGCCGGTCACCTTCTGGCCGCGGAACCGGACCGCCCCGGAAGTCGGCTTGTAGACCCCCGTCATCACGTTGAAGCTGGTGGTCTTGCCGGCACCGTTGGGCCCGATGAGGCCGAGGATCTCGCCCTCGTAGATCTGGAAATTGATCTTGTCGAGGGCGACCACACCGCCGAAGCGGAGCGTGACGTCGTCGACTTCGAGCAGTACCGTCCGAGGCCCCGCCTGAGTCGGGATCTTCGGCGTCGCGGTGCTAGTCGTCTGGTCAGACATGAGCGGGCGCCTCCTCTGCCTCCGCCGCGCGGTCCTTCAACTCGCGGGCACGCCGCCGGCTCGGGACGAGACCCTGCGGACGCAGGATCATCACCAGGACCATGGCCAGGCCGAAGACCAACCACCGGTAGTCGGCGAAGTCGCGGAACCGCTCCGGCAGGTACGCCAGCAGCACCGCGCCGAGCGAGACGCCGATCATGTTGCCGGAGCCACCCACCACGACCATGGCCACGAACAGGATGGACAGGTTCGCGTTGAACTGGGTCGGGTCGATGAACGCGTTCCGGCTGCCGAACAGGAAGCCGGACAGGCCACCGAGCGCCGCACCGATGGCGAACGCCCAGAGCTTGAACTTGAACGGGTACACGCCCATGACCGCGGCGGCGTCCTCGTCCTCCCGCACGGCCAACCACGCCCGGCCGACCCGGCTGTGCTCCAGCCGACGGACCAGGATCACCATGATCAGCACGAAGGTGATCGCCAACCAGTACCAGGGCTTCGCGTCGATCAGACCGAAGACCTTGTTGTCCGGCGACGGCGCACCCTCGGGGCCGGGGATGGCCGAGATGCCCACCGGGCCGTTGGTCAGCCCGGTGGCGTTACGGGCCACGATCCGGATGATCTCGCCGAAGCCCAGCGTCACGATGGCCAGGTAGTCACCGCGCAGCCGCAGCGTCGGCCAGCCCAGCAGCACGCCGGAGACCATCGTCAGCACGATTGCGATGAACAGGCAGATCGCCCAGGTCACCGCCCAGGTGGGTGGCAGGTTGAACTCCTGCTGGATCCACTTGACCACCGGCGAGTTCACCGAACCGAACAGCGCGACGCTGTACGCCCCGATGGCGAAGAAGCCGATGTAGCCCAGGTCGAGCAGGCCGGCGAGGCCGACCACCACGTTCAGGCCGATCGCGACCAGCACGTAGATGGCGCAGACGAAGAGCACACCCGCCCAGTTGTTACCGCCCTTGATCGAGTCGGTACGCAACCAGGTCAGGCCCGGAATGCCGAGCAGCGGCAGGTAGTAGAGGATCGCCACGAAGGCGGCCAGCCCGAGGGCCTGCTGCCATTTGGCCAATGCCCGCCAGCGGTCGCCGACCGAGGTCAGCATGCCGACGCGGCGGCGGTCTGCGGAGCGAATCTTGTCGATCATGCGCGGGCCCTCCCGAGCGACTCACCCAACAGGCCGGTGGGCCGGAACATCAGCACCACGATCAGCACCACGAAGGCGATGACGTCCTCCCAGTTGGACGCGAAGAGCGTGGCGCCGTAGACCTCGACGATGCCGAGGAAGAGGCCACCCAGCAGCGCGCCGCGCAGGTTGCCGATACCGCCGAGCACCGCGGCGGTGAACGCCTTCAGACCGAGCACGAAGCCGATGCTGTTCTGGGTGAAGCCGAACCGCATGCTCCACAACAGCGCGGCGGCGCCGGCCATGATGCCACCCAGCACGAAGATCAGCATGATCACGCGCTCCTGGTTGACGCCCATCAGCGCGGCGGTCTCCGGGTTCTGGGCAACCGCCCGCACACCCCGGCCGTAACGAGTGCGGTTGATGAACCAGTCCAGCAGTGCCATCATCGCGACGGCCGCGACGAAGACGATCAGCTGAATGTTCGTGATCGCCGTGTTGCCAATGGTGAACAGGGTCTCCTGCTGGATGATCGTCGGCATACCGACGATCTGCCGGGGCCGGCCGAACGCCTCCGGCAACACACCACCGAGGAGCTTGGGCAGCACCTGCCCGAAGAGCTCCACGAAGACCAGTGACAGACCGATCGCGGTAATCAAGAAGATCAGCGGCGGTGCGTTCTTACGTCGCAACGGCCGGTACGCAATACGCTCCAGCGCCAGGGCCGTACCGCCCGAGGCGGCCGCCGCGACGACCAGACCGAGCACGAGGAACAGGATCGCCTGGCCGACAGGCGGGTTATTTTGCACCCCGAGCTGGGTCCACAGGATCAGCACCGCGAAGGTACCAACCATGAAAACCTCGGAGTGCGCAAAGTTGATCAGGCGAAGAACGCCGTAGACGAGGGTGTAGCCAAGGGCGATCAGGGCGTAGATGGCGCCCTTGGACAGGCCATCGACCGTGTGCTGGCCGAGATGACCGATCAGTTCATCAAAATGCACCGGGGTCTCCTTGAATCGAATACGGCCGGGGCGAAACACCCCGGCCGTATTCCATTTGCCTAGGCGTCAGCTGAGCTTGAGCTCCTGCAGCGCCTCGATAGCAGTGCCCTTGATCTGGTAGGCCCAGATGACGACCTTCGTCGGGTCCACGTCACCCTTGGCGTCGAACTTGATGTACTTCGACACGCCCTGCTTGTCGTACGACTTGACGTACTCCAGGAGCTCCGCCCGGGTCTTCTTGCCGGCCTTGAAGGCGTCCAGGTAGATCGTCGCGCCGTCGAAGCCTTCCGCACCGTAGGAGCCCGGCGGGATGCCGTACTCCTTCTGGTAGTCGGCCGAGAAGGTGCCGCCGGCCTTGTCAGCCGGGAGGCACGGGCAGGTGATGATCGCGCCCTCGGCACCGCCGGAGGCACCCTCCGGGAACGCCGGGTCGTAGAGACCGTCCGGGCCGACGAACTTGGCCTGGACACCAGCGGCACGCATCTGCTTCACCAGCGGAGCAGCCTCACGGGTGTAGCCGCCGTAGAAGACGAAGTCCGCCTGCGCAGACTTGATCTTGGAGATGGTGGCGTCGAACTGCGCCTGCCGCTCCTGGATCTTGTCCTTGTTCACGATCAGCGGGCCGAGCTGCTTGCCCAGCTCCTCGGTGATGCCCGCGCCGTATGCGCTGGCGTCATCGACCAGGAAGACCTTCTGAGCGTTCTGCGTCTTCAGGTAGCTCGCCACCGCACCGGCCTGCGTGCCGTCGTTGCCGACCACGCGGAAGAAGGACTTGTTGCCCTTCTGGGTCAGGTCGGTCCGGGTCGCCGACGGGCTGACCATCGCCAGGCCCGCGGCCTGGTAGATCGGCATCGTCGCGTCCGACTCACCGGAGAAGTGACCACCGATGACACCGAGGAACGAGTTGTCCCCCGCGATCTGGTTCGCGAACGGGGTCGCCACCGCAGGGTCACCCTGGGTGTCGAACGGCTGCATCTCGACCTTGCAGTTCGGGTTCGCCGCGTTGAACTGCTTCACGGCGAGCTTCGCGCCGTTCAGCGACGGGATCACCAGACCCGCGTTGTCACCCGTGAACGCGCCGAAGATCGCGATCTTGCCACCGCAGTCACCCGACGCGGTCCCACCGTCGCCGCCACCGGAATCCTGGCAACCAGCCGCGACCACCAGGGTCGCGGCGAGCGCCACCGTACCCAGCGCCCTTACATAGCTTCGCCTCACGGCTTCCTGACCTCCTCCAGATGCGGACGCGACTGACCCGTTGCGACGGCGACAGCAGCAGACCGCAATTCCACCCACCCCGCAGAGACTCCCCCTGCGTTACGGCTCGTGATGGCGGAGCGTACCGATACCGCATACCGTCCCGGAAGGCCTGAACCCGGGGTCTGCGAAACCGTTACGAAGACGCGGGCAATCATGTCGATGTCCGTCACAGGTGAACCCGTCTTTTGGTCCTTAAGTCCGCGTCCGGTCGGAGGTCACCCGTACCCACCCGGACCGATCCCAGCTGACGAGAGGCTATTGACCTGGGGAAATAGCTCGGCACTTCGCATCCCGCACGGCGCGGCACGCCACGCTGACGCTCAGACGCCCACGCCGGCCGCCGACCACAGCCCGGCCCGCGTCCCGTCATCCGCCGCCAACCACCACCGGTCACCCACCGCCACCAGCGTCACGTCCCGATCAACGCCGGCCGGCACGTCGAGTGGCATCGCGGCCTCCCGCCACGACCCACCCCGATCCGTCGACACCCACACCGACTGCCGCGCCCCATCGGTCACCGCGGCGAACAGCCGGTCCCCGGACGACACCAGCGACGCCACACCCGGCACCCCGGCTCCGGCCCGCCGCCCGAACGTCCCGGCGGCCACCCAGCCCGCGGCCTCCTGCCGCCACACGCCGAACGTCGACCCCCGCAGCCCCACCGCCACCGGCACCCCGCCGACCAGCGCAACCCGCTGCAACTCCTCGTACTCCGAACCGCCCGGCAACACCGTGCGCCGCCACGACCGCCCGTCCGGCGACGACCACAGCGCCGGGTCACGGTCGATCCGGCCCACCGGTAGGAGACCACCCACCGCCAGCCAGCCCGACGACGTCGCCACCGCGTCGAACGCCCAGGTCACTCCGACCGCGTCACTGGCCAGCTCCGGTGCACCCTCGACCAGTGCGAACTCCGCCGCGTCCGGCGACGACACCCAGGAGGCCGCACCCGCCGAACGGTTGCCGACGATGAGCCAGCCCTGCCCACCGGCCGTCAGGCGGGACACGTTCACCGCCGTCGGACCGCCGAACGTCTCGAATGGCGCCTGCACCTCGACCAGCGCGCCGTCAGCCACCTGCCGCCACGTGCTGATCCGCGGATAGCCGTGCGCGCCACCGACCTTGGCGCCGATCAGCGCCGCCTCACCGTCCCGGCAAGCCACCGAGAGAAAGACGTTCTGCCGACCGTAGAAGGAATCCGGACGGACCGTCACCACCGTCCAGGTCGTACCGTCCACGCTGGTCCACGCCGCCGGACGAGTCCCGCCGGCGGTGTCGGCGACGCCACCGACCACGAACCACCGACCCGCACATGATGTCGCGTCGCGTACCAGAAGACGACCCTCGCCACCCGGCGGCGCCGGCAGCGCCAAGGGCTGCCAATCCGGCCGCAGCGCCGGCGCGGCCGACGGCGACCCGGTGCCGCTCGGCGCGGCCGGCCCGTCGCAGCCGGCAAGGACCAGCGCGAAGAGGCCGAACACCGCGATCACCCGTCGGACGGACACCCGTCGATGCTAACCACCGGACACCGCGACCGGGGGCCCCACGCGGCCGGAATCGCGCAGGTCGGGTCTTCAGACGGTCGGCTGCTGCGACACCTCGCCGCCAGCGGTCTCCGCGAGGATCCGCTCGGCGACCTCTTTCATGGTCATCCGGTGATCCATTGCCGTGCGCTGGATCCACTTGAACGCCTGTGGCTCGGTCATCCCGTACGTGGTCATCAGCGCACCCTTGGCGCGCTCCACGGCCTTGCGGATCTCCAGGCGGTCGGTCAGGCTCGCGACCTCCGCCTCCAGGGCCGCGACCTCGGAGTAACGCGACAGCGCGATCTCCACCGCCGGGACCAGGTCGCTCTTCTGGAAGGGCTTCACGAGGTACGCCATCGCGCCCGCAGCCCGCGCCCGCTCCACCAGGTCACGCTGGCTGAACGCGGTCAGGATGATCACCGGAGCGATCCGGGCGCCGGCGATGCGCTCGGCGGCGGCCAGCCCATCCATGATCGGCATCTTGATGTCGAGGATGACCAGATCGGGCTTCAACTCCTCGGCGAGGCGGACGGCGGTCTCACCGTCACCGGCTTCCCCCACCACCTCGTAACCCTCTTCGACCAGCATCTCGGCGAGGTCCAGCCGGATCAGCGCCTCGTCCTCGGCGATCAGTACGCGCCTACGCTCGGCATCCGTCGGCATCTCAGCCACCAGCCCTACCCCCACCAGTCGAAACCTGACACCCGCCCAGCCGGGTGTCACCGCCCTCAGCGTAGTAGGTAACCTATGGGAGGCCGCCAGAGCATTCGGCCAAGCGTCCCCGTATTCCAACCGGCAGAGAAGCGGAGCTCAAACCTCCGACAGTGTGGGTTCGAATCCCACCGGGGGCACCAAAAGTGTCGTACGGCTGTTCCAAAATCGTCATGTGCATCCACCTGAACTACGCATTCGTGCACGGCAGCAGCACCTCGCCGGCAGCACGGTCGCCGAGGTTGCCAGACGTCTGAGACTTCCGTACCCGACGGTCAGGGGCTGGTGCAAGCACCAGGTCGAGCCGAGAAGGTCCAGCAGCGAGCTTCGGTGCTTTCGCTGCCGGCCCGAGGTCAGGAATCAGACAGATCCGTCTGCATACCTCTACCTGCTCGGTCTCTACCTGGGCGACGGGCATCTCGTCACCTCCGCACGGGTACCGGTGCTGCGCATCGCTTGCAGCAGTAGTTGGCCGGGCTTGATCGAGGCGTGCGACGCCAGCATGCGGCAGGTGCTCGCGGCGAAGGTCCAGCGCGTCCATCAGCCTGGTTGCGTCAGCGTGCAGAGCTCCGGCAAGCACTGGCCATGCCTGCTTCCCCAGCATGGTCCGGGCAAGAAACACGAACGGCCAATCGTCCTCGCCGATTGGCAACGGGACATCGTCGCGACGCATCCGGGTGACTTCCTGCGTGGGCTGTTCCACTCCGACGGCTGTCGGTTCGCCAACCGGGTGACCGTGCGCGGCAAGGCGTACGTCTACCCGCGCTACATGTTCGTCAACGAGTCGGCGGACATCATGGCGCTCTGCCAGTGGAGCCTCGACCTGCTCGGCATCGCCTGGCGGATGAACCGCCGCAACTCGCTGTCGGTGGCGCGACGCAACGCGGTCGCCACGCTGGACCGGCATGTCGGCCCCAAATCCTGACCGCTACCCGCGCGGATCACACGGACCGTGGGAGCCTGGCTGACACCCGGGCGGAACGGCCGTTGGCGGGGTCGACGACAGGGGTGGGGACCGATGCGGGTGGTCATCTTCGGTGCGACCGGCATGGTCGGCCAGGGCGTTCTGCGGGAGTGCCTGCTCGCCGACGACGTGCGGGAGGTGGTGACGGTCGGCCGGAGGCCGACCGGTGCGCAGGATCCGAAGCTACGTGAGCTGACGGTCGCGGACGTGGGTGAGTTGGACGCGGTGCGGGCCGAGTTGACCGGGGTGGACGCGTGTTTCTACTGCCTGGGTGTCTCGTCGTTGGGTTTGGGTGAGGCCGCGTACACGCGGGTCAGCCATGACTACCCGCTCGCGGCGGCGCGGCTGTTGGCGCAGGTGAGCCCGCAGGTCACGTTCATCTACGTTTCGGGTCAGGGGACTGATTCGTCGGGCGAGGGTCGGGTGATGTGGGCCCGGGTCAAGGGTCGTACCGAGAACGCGATCATCGACCTGCTGCCCAACGGCTACGCGGCGCGGCCCGGCTTCATCCAGCCGACGCACGGGGTGGTGTCGAAGACCCGTTGGTACCGGATCGGGTACGCGATCACCCGTCCGCTCGTTCCGGTGTTGCGCCGCTGGCTGCCGAATCAGATCACCACGACCGAGGGGATCGGCCTGGCGATGCTGCGGGTGGCTCGCCAGGGTTCGCCCAGCCGGGTGCTGGGCAATCGCGAGCTGCGCTGACCGGCGTCCGGTCAGGTGAGCGTGTCGAGTGCGTGGGCGAGGTCGGCGCGCAGGTCTTCGGGGTCCTCCAGGCCGACCGAGAGTCGCAGCAGCCCGGCGGCCGGTTTCGCATCGCCGTCGACGGGTCGGTGGGTCAGCGAGGCGGGGTGCTGGATCAGGGTGTCGACGCCGCCGAGGGACACCGCGTGGGTGATGAGTTGGCAGGCGCCGGCGACGGCCGCCGCGGCGGGTGCGCCGCCGCGTACCTCGAAGGCGAGCAGGCTGCCGGGTCCGGCCATCTGGCGGCCGACCAGCGCCGCCGGGTCGTGCACCGAGGGGTGGTGCACCCGGTGTACGGCGGGGTGGTTGGCGAGCCAGCCGGCGAGCTTCTCGGCGGTGGCCTGCTGGGCGCGGACCCGCAGTGGCAATGTTTGCAGGCCGCGGTGCAGCAGGTAGCCGCCGAGCGGGTGCAGGATCGCGCCGGTGACCGCGCGGACCTGGCGTAGTCGCACGGCCCAGTCGGCGTCGCAGGCGACGACGCCGGCGAGCACGTCGCCGTGTCCGCCGATGCTCTTGGTGGCGCTGTGCAGGACGAGGGTGGCGCCATGCCGGGCGGGTTGTTGCAGTACGGGGGTGGCGACGGTGTTGTCGACCAGCAGCGGGATGTCGCCGGCTGCGGCGGCGAGGGCCGCGATGTCGACCAGGTCGAGGGTGGGGTTGGCAGGCGTCTCGACGATGACCAGTGCGGTGTCGGGGCGGATGGCGGCGGCGATCTCGTCG
The nucleotide sequence above comes from Micromonospora luteifusca. Encoded proteins:
- a CDS encoding branched-chain amino acid ABC transporter permease → MHFDELIGHLGQHTVDGLSKGAIYALIALGYTLVYGVLRLINFAHSEVFMVGTFAVLILWTQLGVQNNPPVGQAILFLVLGLVVAAAASGGTALALERIAYRPLRRKNAPPLIFLITAIGLSLVFVELFGQVLPKLLGGVLPEAFGRPRQIVGMPTIIQQETLFTIGNTAITNIQLIVFVAAVAMMALLDWFINRTRYGRGVRAVAQNPETAALMGVNQERVIMLIFVLGGIMAGAAALLWSMRFGFTQNSIGFVLGLKAFTAAVLGGIGNLRGALLGGLFLGIVEVYGATLFASNWEDVIAFVVLIVVLMFRPTGLLGESLGRARA
- a CDS encoding ABC transporter ATP-binding protein; its protein translation is MLLELENVAVAYGRIEALHGISLTVNEGEVVALIGANGAGKTTTMRAISGTRSLASGKITFNGEDISKLRADLRVVRGLCQSPEGRQIFPGMTVMENLDMGAYTRRDSAGIASDLERVLTLFPRLAERRKQAGGTLSGGEQQMLAVGRALMSRPKLLLLDEPSMGLAPLVIRQIFDIITEINQQGTTILLVEQNAQQALSRAHRGYVLETGQIVKEGSGQDLLHDPSVKEAYLGVA
- the polA gene encoding DNA polymerase I; this encodes MTATTPRLLLVDGHSLAYRAFFALPVENFSTTTGQPTNAVYGFTSMLINVLRDEQPTHIVVAFDVSRRSFRTEKYSEYKAGRSETPTDFKGQVSLVKEVLAALQIPVVEKEGFEADDVIATLACQARDQGMSVLISSGDRDAFQLVDDQITVLYPRKGVSDLARMDPSAIEAKYGVGPQQYRDLAALVGETSDNLPGIPGVGPKTAAKWITTYGGVEGVIARADEIKGKAGDSLRERLADVIRNYEINRLVSDLELPLRPENTRWTGWDREAVHQVFDTLEFRILRDRLYQYLEAVEPEAESGFDLTGEVLTEPGALAGWLTTHAPTGTPVGLAVKLDTGPNRRHTASITGLALATAGGAAAWVDPAQLDPADEGALAGWLADAQRPKVLHDSKPAVLACAAHGWQLAGIVRDTQIAAYLARPDQRSYDLTDLALRYLHRELRVDVPESGQLTLDGLGDQGVAEQNLMLQARATLDLADAIDAELSRDGEQSARLMAGVELPLMRVLAGMESIGIAADTHYLSELEAHFAAEVKAAAQGAYEAVGREFNLGSPKQLQEILFTELGLPKTKKIKTGYTTDADALQWLYAQQPHPVLAHLLRHRDVAKLKSTVDGLLKSVSDDGRIHTTFNQTVAATGRLSSTEPNLQNIPIRTEEGRRIRRAFVVGEGYECLLTADYSQIEMRIMAHLSSDDALIEAFNSGADFHAATASSVFGVPLDEVTPDQRRKIKAMNYGLAYGLSAFGLSQQLSIGTDEARGLMENYFAGFGGVRDYLQQVVARARQDGYTSTILGRRRYLPDLVSDNRQRRDIAERMALNAPIQGSAADIIKVAMLHVDTALGEAGMRSRMLLQVHDELVFEVAPGERETLEALVRREMGEAYPLSVPLSVSVGDGRDWNSADH
- a CDS encoding branched-chain amino acid ABC transporter permease: MIDKIRSADRRRVGMLTSVGDRWRALAKWQQALGLAAFVAILYYLPLLGIPGLTWLRTDSIKGGNNWAGVLFVCAIYVLVAIGLNVVVGLAGLLDLGYIGFFAIGAYSVALFGSVNSPVVKWIQQEFNLPPTWAVTWAICLFIAIVLTMVSGVLLGWPTLRLRGDYLAIVTLGFGEIIRIVARNATGLTNGPVGISAIPGPEGAPSPDNKVFGLIDAKPWYWLAITFVLIMVILVRRLEHSRVGRAWLAVREDEDAAAVMGVYPFKFKLWAFAIGAALGGLSGFLFGSRNAFIDPTQFNANLSILFVAMVVVGGSGNMIGVSLGAVLLAYLPERFRDFADYRWLVFGLAMVLVMILRPQGLVPSRRRARELKDRAAEAEEAPAHV
- a CDS encoding NAD-dependent epimerase/dehydratase family protein, coding for MRVVIFGATGMVGQGVLRECLLADDVREVVTVGRRPTGAQDPKLRELTVADVGELDAVRAELTGVDACFYCLGVSSLGLGEAAYTRVSHDYPLAAARLLAQVSPQVTFIYVSGQGTDSSGEGRVMWARVKGRTENAIIDLLPNGYAARPGFIQPTHGVVSKTRWYRIGYAITRPLVPVLRRWLPNQITTTEGIGLAMLRVARQGSPSRVLGNRELR
- a CDS encoding branched-chain amino acid ABC transporter substrate-binding protein, which gives rise to MRRSYVRALGTVALAATLVVAAGCQDSGGGDGGTASGDCGGKIAIFGAFTGDNAGLVIPSLNGAKLAVKQFNAANPNCKVEMQPFDTQGDPAVATPFANQIAGDNSFLGVIGGHFSGESDATMPIYQAAGLAMVSPSATRTDLTQKGNKSFFRVVGNDGTQAGAVASYLKTQNAQKVFLVDDASAYGAGITEELGKQLGPLIVNKDKIQERQAQFDATISKIKSAQADFVFYGGYTREAAPLVKQMRAAGVQAKFVGPDGLYDPAFPEGASGGAEGAIITCPCLPADKAGGTFSADYQKEYGIPPGSYGAEGFDGATIYLDAFKAGKKTRAELLEYVKSYDKQGVSKYIKFDAKGDVDPTKVVIWAYQIKGTAIEALQELKLS
- a CDS encoding ABC transporter ATP-binding protein, which produces MSDQTTSTATPKIPTQAGPRTVLLEVDDVTLRFGGVVALDKINFQIYEGEILGLIGPNGAGKTTSFNVMTGVYKPTSGAVRFRGQKVTGRKPHQISQLGISRTFQNIRLFPEMTALENVMVGTDSRHKTSVPGALFRLYRVRPKPEELPQVTAESGIVRTWQQVRLSAAKIFGLSRHILEERAAESKALELLRFVGIADRANDEARNLPYGYQRRLEIARALATEPKLICLDEPAAGFNPAEKEELLTLIRKIRDMGLTVLLIEHDMRLVMGVTDRIVVLEFGRKIAEGAPAEVSRDPKVIAAYLGEPADDAA
- a CDS encoding ANTAR domain-containing response regulator encodes the protein MAEMPTDAERRRVLIAEDEALIRLDLAEMLVEEGYEVVGEAGDGETAVRLAEELKPDLVILDIKMPIMDGLAAAERIAGARIAPVIILTAFSQRDLVERARAAGAMAYLVKPFQKSDLVPAVEIALSRYSEVAALEAEVASLTDRLEIRKAVERAKGALMTTYGMTEPQAFKWIQRTAMDHRMTMKEVAERILAETAGGEVSQQPTV